The Candidatus Campbellbacteria bacterium genome includes a window with the following:
- a CDS encoding ATP-grasp domain-containing protein, with amino-acid sequence MKHILIINASRNFTKRMVREFDAANVTSERIRSRDSIFIISEPNSIDLFCQNKKIDLENTSVFLRLRGHDSHFASLIAKVCLHKGIPINDLVSAEHTSSNEKVSQTVLLALEGIPTPKSILCTDESFIKNQETILSSMPFPCVLKADGSRGQRVWQIRSLELLNKLLFKYNELFVLQEYIPNTFDIRALVYKNEVLGAIKRSSTDNFYNNVAKGGTVSDIELTDEEKELAIASCKACSIDFGGVDIVRSERGPLVLEVNHGPQIGGFEKHTGMNIPATIASRMIE; translated from the coding sequence ACATATATTGATCATAAACGCCTCACGCAACTTCACCAAAAGAATGGTGAGGGAGTTTGATGCAGCTAACGTAACAAGTGAGCGTATTCGTTCACGCGATAGTATATTTATTATCTCAGAACCTAATTCGATTGATTTATTCTGTCAAAACAAAAAGATAGACCTAGAGAACACTAGCGTTTTTTTACGACTACGTGGCCATGATTCACACTTCGCTTCTCTCATTGCCAAAGTATGCCTACACAAAGGTATACCTATCAATGACTTAGTAAGCGCTGAACATACCTCCTCTAACGAAAAGGTTTCGCAAACTGTTCTTCTCGCTCTAGAGGGCATACCTACACCCAAATCGATTCTTTGCACTGACGAATCGTTTATTAAGAACCAGGAAACGATATTGAGTTCTATGCCATTCCCTTGCGTTCTAAAAGCCGACGGTAGTCGCGGGCAACGTGTATGGCAAATACGCAGCCTGGAGCTTCTTAACAAACTATTATTTAAATACAATGAGCTCTTTGTACTTCAAGAGTACATACCCAACACCTTTGATATTAGGGCATTAGTCTATAAAAACGAAGTTCTTGGAGCTATCAAACGCTCCTCAACAGACAACTTCTATAACAATGTTGCCAAAGGTGGCACTGTCTCCGACATTGAATTAACAGATGAAGAAAAAGAGTTAGCTATTGCATCATGCAAAGCCTGTAGCATTGATTTTGGAGGAGTTGACATCGTTCGCAGTGAACGAGGACCGTTAGTCCTAGAAGTAAATCACGGCCCACAAATTGGAGGCTTTGAAAAGCATACGGGTATGAATATACCCGCCACAATCGCAAGCCGCATGATCGAGTAG